The region TCTGATATTGGAATACGGGTAGAAAAAATTTCACGACACCTAACTAAAAAAGATTTTTGTTCATTAACACAGCCAGGAATTACAGTCGAGGATGATTATAGTCTTCAGGCGATTAAAATCTTCTTTCCTGCAGATTTTTTCGTAGGAACCGATTATGAGTTGGAAATAGAAGTTCCGGAAAAAGCAAACTTTGGTGGCTTTGTGAACTATAGTCTGTTCTATGGTAAGGAAGAAGAAGATCAGGAGTTTAATACGTTCTCAGAGTTTGGAATCTTTAAAGATTATTGGTTGTTTAAAAATGCGTTTCTCTATCGGAATGAACCTGAGGAAACGGAACAAGCGTTTTTGCGCGTAAACAGTACCTTAGATATCGATTTTCCGACAAAATTTTTAAAGCTAACTCTTGGTGATACGACCAGTCCTTATAACCTGCTAAATAACTCTTTTCGTTTTGGTGGGTTAAGTTTTGGAACCAATTATATTGATCGTCCTGATTTTGTGTATTGGAATATCCCTGCCTTAAATGGCAGCGCCAGCTTACCCTCTACGGTTGATCTTTTTATTAATGGGGTAAGACTTTACCGTGATTCAGTTACCCCAGGTAATTACAATTTACCAGCAGGGGGAGTTGTTAATCAAGCAGGTGATGCTCAAATTGTGGTGGAAGATATACTTGGAAACCGAACTGTTCGGAGTTTTCCTGTTTATATTAATAGCCGATTATTGAAGCCAAAGTTAAATGAATACAATATTTCGTTAGGAAAGCTGCGTTATAACTATGATCTTGTGGATGATGATTACCGTAATTTTTTTAGCAAACTCTATTTCCGCCGCGGGATTACCTCTTCCACAACCTTGGGCTTGGATTTACTTTATAGTGAAGATGTTAGCAATGTAGATGTGTTATGGACCCAAGGCATCAGTAAGTATTTTCTTTTGGATACCGCTGTATCAGCAAGTAAGGCGGATAGTATAGATGAGCAGGGTTATGCTGCTGCAGTTGGCTTGAGCCGAAGCTCCCAATACTGGTCTGCTGGCTTAAATAGCCGATATTTTACTCAAGAGTATCAATATTTAAATACTGACTTAAATGATTCCGGAATCAAGACTTCAAGTATTTTATATTTTAACTTTTCTAATCTTAAAATTATTGATGGTCTAAATTTTAATTTTATTCATCAGTCTTATTATGATGATGTTGATAATTTTGCCAGAGAAGACCGTAAGTTTTTTGATATTAGAGCGACAAAGGGTTTAACTAGAAATTTATATACGGATTTTGGCTATTATAAAGATTTTAGTGAGGACGGAGATCAGGGATTTCGTATTGCCTTTTATTATAACTGGGGCGAAAAAGGGCGTATTTCTCTGGATCATGATACCGCAGACAATGAAACAAGTTTAAGTTATGCCCATCGAACCATGACCCAGAATGGCTTTGATTATGTAGTGGGTGTAAACCGAAGTGATGAAGAAATCAATTACAATGCGTATGGTTTATGGAAAACCAGTGTGGGTAATTTGCAGTTGTCACATGATGAATTTGAAGATCGCCGCAATTCACAAGTTACATTTGATGGTGCACTCGTCTGGATGGGGAATAAAGTTGCACTGACCAAATATGCTGATAACGCTTTTGCCTTGGTTAATGTAGACCAACATCCAGATCTTGATATTTATCGCTCAGCAACACGCGTAGGAAGTACCAATAAACAAGGTTATATGTTTGTTCATAATCTTATTCCTTATATTCATTATGATATTTCTTTTGATCATAACCAGCTGGCAATGGATGAAACCTTTGAGCATTCTTCTAAGAAGCTAGTGGGCTTAGATCAACGCGGCTATCGTCTGGATTTTCCTATTTATAAAACAAAACGGATTGCTGTCAAACTTAAGGATGCACAGCAAAATTCGCTGGTTGCAGGGTCTGAAGTTCTTGTAGATGGGCTAAGTCAGGAAGCTTCTTTTGTTGATAGCCAGGGTATGGTCTATCTTTATTTATTTAAAGCAGGTGCATATAACCTGAAAATTAAAACTCAAGGCGGAAAGCAATGCCAGGCTCAATTTAACCTCAACGAAACGCAATTCCAAAATGCGGGCAAGCATGTCTTCGAAGCAGTTTGCAAGTAGGAGTAAATTATAATGAAACAGCTCTTTTTCTTAATAGCGGTATCCGTGATGAGCACCCTCGCATCTGCTCAATATTGTTCAATCGATGGCTTTGCTAATGATGAGCTTCGTTTGCAAAGCTATCAGCGTAGCCAGGCAGCCACGTCTTTTAATATTAGCTGTGATACGGGTTATTCAATTTTATTTAATAGCCAAAATCTGGTGAGTCCTGATGGTATGAGTTATGTATCTAATGGCGCCTATAAACTTCGCACTAAGTTAAATTTAAGAGGAGCAAGCGGTAATACGTGGGGAGTACCACTCCAACAGAGCGCGGCCCAGCGACAGAAATTTATCGTATCTGTTCAACTGGTAGATAATCCTCTTAATGGTGTTCCAGCAGGTACTTATCGTGATCGGATTTCAGTCGACATTAATTTCTAAATTTGATCTGAAATAATTCAGTAGCTAAGAAAAGATAAAATAAACTGAAAATAATATAGGAAGCCAAGCGGTGAAATTCCATCATGCAAAACAAAAATTAATGGAGATGGATTTAAAGGGTTGTGTCGTGTTGAATCATCTTTCGCATTCTGGACGTGTGGCTGCTTTTTTTAAAATTATCAGTCGGCTTGGGAATGGTATGTTCTGGTACGTTATGATCATCGTTACCTGGATGCTACAAGGCTTATTATACAGTCTACAAATGCTATATTTAATCTTGGGAAGTACTGTAGGTACGGTAATCTACAAGGTACTAAAAACCAAAACTGTACGCCCTCGACCTTATCAGGTGCATCAGCTTATTCGTCTCGGTGATCATCCTCTAGATTATTACAGTTTCCCCTCAGGACATACTTTGCATGCGGTCATGGCAACGACGATGCTGGGTTATGCAGTTCCATTTCTATTGATTTTAATGCTGCCTTTTACTGTGTTGGTCGCAGCCTCACGAATGATACTGGGTCTGCATTATCCGAGTGATGTAGCGATGGGGGCTGTTATTGGTGTAACTGTGGCGGTAAGTTTTATATCTCTAGCCCCCTTCTTGAATATTGTGTTGTAAAAATATAGATCTGGAACCGCTAAACACTCGCAGATTCTGCCAGATTTGCTAAAGTACCACATCGAAGCAAATGGCTATTAGGAATAGATATGGGTTTACGTTGGACTGATACTCTCGATATCGCAATTGAACTGTATGAAGCATACCCGGACGTGGATCCGCAATGGATTCGTTTTACTGATTTACATGCTTGGGTGTGTGCCTTGCCTGAATTTGAAGATGACCCGACCAAGTCTACTGAAGGACTTTTAGAAGCCATTCAAATGGCATGGATTGACGAAGCACGTTAAGCGCGGCTTTCAAAAAACCGACTTTTTTACAGATGAAAAGCAGAAAATTGCCCATTATCTCGGTATAATGCGCCAAAATTTCTGTCAACAATATGACTCAAGGAGCCTATCATGGCTATCGAACGTACTTTATCTATCGTAAAACCAGACGCAGTTGCTAAAAACGTTGTAGGCGAAATCTTCGCTCGTTTTGAAAAAGCTGGCCTTCAAATCGTTGCAACTAAAATGAAACACTTGACTCAAGCTGAAGCTGAAGGCTTCTACGCTGAGCACAAAGAGCGTGGTTTCTTTGCTGACCTAGTTGCATTCATGACTTCTGGTCCAGTTGTTGTTTCAGTTCTTGAAGGTGAAAACGCAGTTCTTGCTCACCGTGAAATCCTTGGCGCAACGAATCCTAAAGAAGCTGCTCCTGGTACAATCCGTGCAGACTTCGCTGTAAGCATCGACGAAAACGCTGCTCACGGTTCTGACTCTGTAGCATCTGCTGACCGTGAAGTTAACTACTTCTTCGCTCAAACTGAGATTGCTCCACGTACTCGTTAATTCGCAGTATTCAAGCCAGATAAGTGTTATTATACTTATCTGGTTTTTTTATTCCCTGAATAATTCTTTGCTCAGATATTGAGCTTCTCCTTTCATCTTTAGACATGGTTTAGGTAATACACATGAGTACTGAAGCAGTCGCTGTATCAGCAGTTTCTGAGGCACAGCAACACACTCCATCCGCTCCAGCACAGCAACAGGCTGTCGAGAAAGTGAACTTACTTGGCATGTCACGTCCGCAAATGGAAAAATTCTTCGAAGATATGGGTGAGAAGAAGTTTCGTGCCGGGCAGGTGATGAAGTGGATTCACCAATTTTTTGTGACTGATTTTGCTGAGATGACCAATATCTCAGGCAAGCTGCGTGAAAAACTGGAAAAGATTTGTGAAATTAAAGCACCAGAAGTAGTGCATAAAAATTATTCTAAAGACGGTACTCGAAAATGGGTATTCCGTGTCGGTGAAGGCGAGGGCTCACTGGTCGAAACTGTTTTAATTCCTGCCGAACACCGCAGTGGTTTACGTCGTACCTTGTGTATTTCTTCACAAGTGGGTTGTGCGCTGGATTGTTCATTCTGTTCAACTGGTAAACAGGGTTTCCAACGTGACTTAACTCAAGCTGAAATCATTGGTCAGCTGTGGATGGCAAACTACTCGTACATGGAAGATGTGCCAGTCCTTGAGCGTGAACGTTCGGTAACGAACGTGGTGATGATGGGAATGGGCGAACCTCTCTTGAACTACGACGCCGTGTTAAATTCAATGCGTACCATGTTAGATGACTTCGCATATGGTATGTCTAAACGCCGTGTGACCTTGTCTACATCAGGTGTTGTGCCGAAAATTGATCAAATGGTCAAAGATATTGATGTTGCTTTGGCAATTTCTTTACACGCACCAAATGACGAATTGCGTAACGAACTTGTTCCAATCAATAAAAAATATCCGCTAGAGCAGTTGATTGCCGCTTGTCAGCGTTATATCGCGAAAGATGGCAATGAAAGTTCACGTAAACACGTCACGATTGAATATGTGATGCTTGATGGTGTGAATGATCATCCAGAGCACGCACAGCAAATGATTAAATTATTGAAAAATCTTCCAAGTAAAATTAATTTAATTCCATTTAATCCCTTCCCGCATGCGCCATATGGCCGCTCAAGCCGTAACCGCATTATTTCTTTCCAAAAAACTTTGTCTGATGCCGGTTTTGTGTGTACGATTCGTCAGACACGTGGTGATGACATCGATGCAGCGTGTGGACAGCTGGTTGGGCAGGTTGCTGACCGGACTCGCCGTGCTGAACAATGGAAGAAAAAAATCGCGCAATCCAATGAGATTATGCGCTCGCAAGGATAACAAGAGGTCGCCAATTGAAAAATCTGACATCTAAAATTGCTTTTATTTCAACAGTATGTGTTTCTATTGCTTTATCTGGCTGTCAAACAGCAGAAGTGGGTAAAAAGGATCCTAAAAAAGCGACCCAGGTGCGTACTCAATTGGCAGTCGAATATTTGAAGACCGGTGATCTGGATTCAGCAAAAAGAGCGTTAGATGAGGCGCTTAAAATTAATTCACGTGATGCTCAAGCTAATATTATGATGGGCGTTTTACTGCAGCAGGAAGGTAGTAAGCTGAATTTGGATCGTGCCGAAACTTATTTTAAGCGCGCGATTTCAGCTGAACCTAAAAATGCACAGGCACGTAACAATTACGGCACCTATTTGTATCAGCTCGAACGCTATAATGACGCGATTGAGCAGTTTGCAATTGCAGGTGCGACTCTAGGCTATGATCAGCGTTATCTTGCACTTGAGAATATGGGGCGGATTTATCTGAAACAGGGTGATCTGGCAAATGCCGAAAAATCATTCAAACAGGCCCTGCAAGCCAATCGCGATTCTTATCTTTCAATGTTAGAGTTGGCAGAGATTTTTTATCTGAATCAGCAGTTCCCGGCAGCGTCGAATATGTATCAACAATTTGTACGTTCAGTGGGACAGAAAAACCAGGGTGCCCGTGCGCTCTGGATCGGCATTCGTACTGCGCGTGCCGAGGGTGATCAAATGGGCATGCAAGTATTGGTGAACCAATTACGTGCCTTATTCCCTGAAAGCCCGGAATACCAACGTTATTTGCAATTACAGTACAGTACTGAGGCCGTATGGAAGTAAATCCTAATTCACCATCGAATAATTCGAGCGTAGCGCCAAACGCGTTAGGAAATGTTCAACGTCCAGGTGAGTACTTGCGCCAGATTCGTATCAACCAGAAACTTGAACTGGAAGATGTCGAAAGTGAACTGAATAT is a window of Acinetobacter sp. ASP199 DNA encoding:
- a CDS encoding fimbria/pilus outer membrane usher protein: MKATKLFLMIACGMGAINANAELNQQPSQMKSPEVLIVNIWINGVDYHTETVAFSENGKRFVECEALSDIGIRVEKISRHLTKKDFCSLTQPGITVEDDYSLQAIKIFFPADFFVGTDYELEIEVPEKANFGGFVNYSLFYGKEEEDQEFNTFSEFGIFKDYWLFKNAFLYRNEPEETEQAFLRVNSTLDIDFPTKFLKLTLGDTTSPYNLLNNSFRFGGLSFGTNYIDRPDFVYWNIPALNGSASLPSTVDLFINGVRLYRDSVTPGNYNLPAGGVVNQAGDAQIVVEDILGNRTVRSFPVYINSRLLKPKLNEYNISLGKLRYNYDLVDDDYRNFFSKLYFRRGITSSTTLGLDLLYSEDVSNVDVLWTQGISKYFLLDTAVSASKADSIDEQGYAAAVGLSRSSQYWSAGLNSRYFTQEYQYLNTDLNDSGIKTSSILYFNFSNLKIIDGLNFNFIHQSYYDDVDNFAREDRKFFDIRATKGLTRNLYTDFGYYKDFSEDGDQGFRIAFYYNWGEKGRISLDHDTADNETSLSYAHRTMTQNGFDYVVGVNRSDEEINYNAYGLWKTSVGNLQLSHDEFEDRRNSQVTFDGALVWMGNKVALTKYADNAFALVNVDQHPDLDIYRSATRVGSTNKQGYMFVHNLIPYIHYDISFDHNQLAMDETFEHSSKKLVGLDQRGYRLDFPIYKTKRIAVKLKDAQQNSLVAGSEVLVDGLSQEASFVDSQGMVYLYLFKAGAYNLKIKTQGGKQCQAQFNLNETQFQNAGKHVFEAVCK
- a CDS encoding phosphatase PAP2 family protein, encoding MKFHHAKQKLMEMDLKGCVVLNHLSHSGRVAAFFKIISRLGNGMFWYVMIIVTWMLQGLLYSLQMLYLILGSTVGTVIYKVLKTKTVRPRPYQVHQLIRLGDHPLDYYSFPSGHTLHAVMATTMLGYAVPFLLILMLPFTVLVAASRMILGLHYPSDVAMGAVIGVTVAVSFISLAPFLNIVL
- the iscX gene encoding Fe-S cluster assembly protein IscX, whose translation is MGLRWTDTLDIAIELYEAYPDVDPQWIRFTDLHAWVCALPEFEDDPTKSTEGLLEAIQMAWIDEAR
- the ndk gene encoding nucleoside-diphosphate kinase — its product is MAIERTLSIVKPDAVAKNVVGEIFARFEKAGLQIVATKMKHLTQAEAEGFYAEHKERGFFADLVAFMTSGPVVVSVLEGENAVLAHREILGATNPKEAAPGTIRADFAVSIDENAAHGSDSVASADREVNYFFAQTEIAPRTR
- the rlmN gene encoding 23S rRNA (adenine(2503)-C(2))-methyltransferase RlmN, coding for MSTEAVAVSAVSEAQQHTPSAPAQQQAVEKVNLLGMSRPQMEKFFEDMGEKKFRAGQVMKWIHQFFVTDFAEMTNISGKLREKLEKICEIKAPEVVHKNYSKDGTRKWVFRVGEGEGSLVETVLIPAEHRSGLRRTLCISSQVGCALDCSFCSTGKQGFQRDLTQAEIIGQLWMANYSYMEDVPVLERERSVTNVVMMGMGEPLLNYDAVLNSMRTMLDDFAYGMSKRRVTLSTSGVVPKIDQMVKDIDVALAISLHAPNDELRNELVPINKKYPLEQLIAACQRYIAKDGNESSRKHVTIEYVMLDGVNDHPEHAQQMIKLLKNLPSKINLIPFNPFPHAPYGRSSRNRIISFQKTLSDAGFVCTIRQTRGDDIDAACGQLVGQVADRTRRAEQWKKKIAQSNEIMRSQG
- the pilW gene encoding type IV pilus biogenesis/stability protein PilW, whose amino-acid sequence is MKNLTSKIAFISTVCVSIALSGCQTAEVGKKDPKKATQVRTQLAVEYLKTGDLDSAKRALDEALKINSRDAQANIMMGVLLQQEGSKLNLDRAETYFKRAISAEPKNAQARNNYGTYLYQLERYNDAIEQFAIAGATLGYDQRYLALENMGRIYLKQGDLANAEKSFKQALQANRDSYLSMLELAEIFYLNQQFPAASNMYQQFVRSVGQKNQGARALWIGIRTARAEGDQMGMQVLVNQLRALFPESPEYQRYLQLQYSTEAVWK